The Canis lupus dingo isolate Sandy chromosome 4, ASM325472v2, whole genome shotgun sequence genome contains a region encoding:
- the SAP30L gene encoding histone deacetylase complex subunit SAP30L isoform X2, protein MNGFSTEEDSREGPPAAPAAAPGYGQSCCLIEDGERCVRPAGNASFSKRVQKSISQKKLKLDIDKSVRHLYICDFHKNFIQSVRNKRKRKTSDDGGDSPEHDTDIPEVDLFQLQVNTLRRYKRHYKLQTRPGFNKAQLAETVSRHFRNIPVNEKETLAYFIYMVKSNKSRLDQKSEGGKQLE, encoded by the exons aTGAACGGCTTCAGCACGGAGGAGGACAGCCGCGAagggccccccgccgcccccgccgccgccccgggctaCGGCCAGAGCTGCTGCCTCATCGAGGACGGCGAGCGCTGCGTCCGGCCCGCGGGCAACGCCTCCTTCAGCAAGAGGGTCCAGAAGAGCATCTCGCAGAAGAAACTCAAGCTGGACATCGACAAGAGC GTAAGGCACCTGTATATCTGCGACTTCCACAAAAATTTCATCCAGAGTGTAcgaaataaaaggaagaggaagacaagTGACGATGGTGGAGATTCTCCTGAGCACGACACTGACATTCCTGAG GTTGATCTGTTCCAGCTGCAGGTGAACACTCTACGGCGTTATAAACGACACTACAAATTGCAGACCAGACCAGGCTTCAATAAGGCCCAGTTAGCAGAA ACTGTCAGCCGACACTTCAGGAACATACCTGTGAATGAAAAAGAGACGCTTGCCTACTTCATCTACATGGTGAAGAGTAACAAGAGTAGACTGGACCAGAAATCGGAGGGTGGCAAACAGCTTGAGTGA
- the SAP30L gene encoding histone deacetylase complex subunit SAP30L isoform X1 — translation MNGFSTEEDSREGPPAAPAAAPGYGQSCCLIEDGERCVRPAGNASFSKRVQKSISQKKLKLDIDKSVRHLYICDFHKNFIQSVRNKRKRKTSDDGGDSPEHDTDIPEVDLFQLQVNTLRRYKRHYKLQTRPGFNKAQLAEKIWKMEKRKIQCYHPETVSRHFRNIPVNEKETLAYFIYMVKSNKSRLDQKSEGGKQLE, via the exons aTGAACGGCTTCAGCACGGAGGAGGACAGCCGCGAagggccccccgccgcccccgccgccgccccgggctaCGGCCAGAGCTGCTGCCTCATCGAGGACGGCGAGCGCTGCGTCCGGCCCGCGGGCAACGCCTCCTTCAGCAAGAGGGTCCAGAAGAGCATCTCGCAGAAGAAACTCAAGCTGGACATCGACAAGAGC GTAAGGCACCTGTATATCTGCGACTTCCACAAAAATTTCATCCAGAGTGTAcgaaataaaaggaagaggaagacaagTGACGATGGTGGAGATTCTCCTGAGCACGACACTGACATTCCTGAG GTTGATCTGTTCCAGCTGCAGGTGAACACTCTACGGCGTTATAAACGACACTACAAATTGCAGACCAGACCAGGCTTCAATAAGGCCCAGTTAGCAGAA aaaatctggaaaatggaaaaaagaaaaatacaatgctACCATCCAGAG ACTGTCAGCCGACACTTCAGGAACATACCTGTGAATGAAAAAGAGACGCTTGCCTACTTCATCTACATGGTGAAGAGTAACAAGAGTAGACTGGACCAGAAATCGGAGGGTGGCAAACAGCTTGAGTGA